A window of the Archocentrus centrarchus isolate MPI-CPG fArcCen1 chromosome 17, fArcCen1, whole genome shotgun sequence genome harbors these coding sequences:
- the LOC115796435 gene encoding zinc finger protein 660-like isoform X2, whose protein sequence is MPSVQYLREFINERLTAAAAEIFSEFEKTIVQYEEEIDRQRRLLHIAWKPEIKLRRTDIPQQHVCKEEVVLTGQQLFNRERSSNLVQEEPEPPQITEEPCSQEGEQLDLKEETDTFFKVIVTYEESDHSEAEPDSEQLPSHSSPVAESQDQEGTKKVDSGSNGNRNRSDTNDAEDSPMSVDQLNTDTGKKSSKCDGFSKGKRRKTFKKKSQMRMHHRIPAGEKLHTCKSCTKSFTIRSNLLRHMRTHTGEKLHSCQTCGKAFIQNSDLVIHMRIHTGERPYSCKTCGKSFSQSGHLMAHVRIHTGERPFSCRTCGKSFSQGSNLWSHMRSHTREKLHVCETCGTRCSDQYSLKLHNAIHTGKRPHSCQTCGKTFVTRSNLLRHMRTHTGEKPYVCETCGERFTLSTSLKSHKTIHTGEKPYLCKTCGKMFRQNHHLVFHMKTHKP, encoded by the exons ATGCCTTCAGTTCAGTATCTGAGAGAGTTTATCAACGAGCGActaactgctgctgcagcagaaatattCTCAGAGTTTGAAAAAACGATCGTCCAGTACGAGGAAGAGATCGACCGTCAGCGCAGACTGCTGCATATCGCCTGGAAACCCGAAATAAAGCTGCGCAGGACAG ACATCCCACAGCAACATGTCTGTAAGGAGGAGGTGGTTCTCACTGGGCAGCAGCTCTTTAACCGGGAGAGGAGCTCCAATCTGGTCCAGGAGGAACCAGAACCTCCACAGATTACAGAGGAACCCTGCAGTCAGGAGGGAGAACAGCTTGACTTGAAGGAGGAGACTGATACCTTTTTTAAGGTGATTGTTACTTATGAGGAAAGTGATCACAGTGAAGCAGAACCAGACAGTGAGCAGCTCCCCTCTCACAGCTCTCCTGTAGCTGAGAgccaag atcaagaaggaacCAAGAAAGTAGATTCAGGATCAAATGGAAATAGAAACAGAAGCGACACCAACGATGCAGAAGACTCTCCCATGTCAGTAGATCAGCTTAACACTGATACAGGTAAAAAATCCTCAAAATGTGATGGTTTTtctaaaggaaaaagaagaaagacttTTAAGAAAAAGTCTCAAATGAGGATGCATCACAGAATCCCAGCAGGTGAGAAGCTGCATACTTGCAAATCATGCACAAAAAGTTTTACTATAAGGAGCAATTTGTTGCGCCACATGAGAACTCACACAGGAGAAAAGTTGCATTCTTGCCAAACATGTGGAAAAGCTTTTATTCAAAACAGTGATTTGGTTATTCACATGAGGATCCACACTGGTGAGAGGCCATATTCTTGTAAAACATGTGGAAAATCTTTCAGCCAAAGTGGTCATTTGATGGCCCATGTGAGAATCCATACTGGTGAGAGGCCATTTTCTTGCAGAACGTGTGGAAAATCTTTCAGTCAAGGTAGTAATTTGTGGAGCCATATGCGAAGCCACACAAGAGAGAAACTTCATGTTTGTGAGACCTGTGGGACCAGATGTTCCGACCAGTATTCACTTAAACTGCACAACGCAATCCACACAGGAAAGAGACCTCATTCTTGCCAGACGTGTGGGAAGACTTTCGTCACGCGCAGTAATTTGCTGCGCCACATGAGAAcgcacacaggagagaaaccttATGTTTGCGAGACCTGCGGGGAAAGATTCACTCTGTCAACGTCACTTAAAAGCCACAAAACAATCCACACAGGAGAAAAGCCATATCTCTGTAAAACATGCGGGAAAATGTTCCGCCAAAATCATCATTTGGTGTTCCACATGAAAACCCACAAACCTTAG
- the LOC115796435 gene encoding zinc finger protein 2-like isoform X1, with amino-acid sequence MPSVQYLREFINERLTAAAAEIFSEFEKTIVQYEEEIDRQRRLLHIAWKPEIKLRRTDIPQQHVCKEEVVLTGQQLFNRERSSNLVQEEPEPPQITEEPCSQEGEQLDLKEETDTFFKVIVTYEESDHSEAEPDSEQLPSHSSPVAESQDQEGTKNLDLGATGNRNRSDSNNAEDSPMSVDQLNTDTGKKSSKCDGFPKGKRRKVLKKMSQAEQKSEQLPSHSSPVAESQDQEGTKKVDSGSNGNRNRSDTNDAEDSPMSVDQLNTDTGKKSSKCDGFSKGKRRKTFKKKSQMRMHHRIPAGEKLHTCKSCTKSFTIRSNLLRHMRTHTGEKLHSCQTCGKAFIQNSDLVIHMRIHTGERPYSCKTCGKSFSQSGHLMAHVRIHTGERPFSCRTCGKSFSQGSNLWSHMRSHTREKLHVCETCGTRCSDQYSLKLHNAIHTGKRPHSCQTCGKTFVTRSNLLRHMRTHTGEKPYVCETCGERFTLSTSLKSHKTIHTGEKPYLCKTCGKMFRQNHHLVFHMKTHKP; translated from the exons ATGCCTTCAGTTCAGTATCTGAGAGAGTTTATCAACGAGCGActaactgctgctgcagcagaaatattCTCAGAGTTTGAAAAAACGATCGTCCAGTACGAGGAAGAGATCGACCGTCAGCGCAGACTGCTGCATATCGCCTGGAAACCCGAAATAAAGCTGCGCAGGACAG ACATCCCACAGCAACATGTCTGTAAGGAGGAGGTGGTTCTCACTGGGCAGCAGCTCTTTAACCGGGAGAGGAGCTCCAATCTGGTCCAGGAGGAACCAGAACCTCCACAGATTACAGAGGAACCCTGCAGTCAGGAGGGAGAACAGCTTGACTTGAAGGAGGAGACTGATACCTTTTTTAAGGTGATTGTTACTTATGAGGAAAGTGATCACAGTGAAGCAGAACCAGACAGTGAGCAGCTCCCCTCTCACAGCTCTCCTGTAGCTGAGAgccaagatcaagaaggaacCAAGAACTTAGATTTAGGAGCAACTGGAAATAGAAACAGAAGCGACAGCAACAATGCAGAAGACTCTCCCATGTCAGTAGATCAGCTTAACACTGATACAGGTAAAAAATCCTCAAAATGTGATGGTTTTcctaaaggaaaaagaagaaaggtcTTGAAGAAAATGTCTCAAGCAGAACAAAAAAGTGAACAGCTCCCCTCTCACAGCTCTCCTGTAGCTGAGAgccaagatcaagaaggaacCAAGAAAGTAGATTCAGGATCAAATGGAAATAGAAACAGAAGCGACACCAACGATGCAGAAGACTCTCCCATGTCAGTAGATCAGCTTAACACTGATACAGGTAAAAAATCCTCAAAATGTGATGGTTTTtctaaaggaaaaagaagaaagacttTTAAGAAAAAGTCTCAAATGAGGATGCATCACAGAATCCCAGCAGGTGAGAAGCTGCATACTTGCAAATCATGCACAAAAAGTTTTACTATAAGGAGCAATTTGTTGCGCCACATGAGAACTCACACAGGAGAAAAGTTGCATTCTTGCCAAACATGTGGAAAAGCTTTTATTCAAAACAGTGATTTGGTTATTCACATGAGGATCCACACTGGTGAGAGGCCATATTCTTGTAAAACATGTGGAAAATCTTTCAGCCAAAGTGGTCATTTGATGGCCCATGTGAGAATCCATACTGGTGAGAGGCCATTTTCTTGCAGAACGTGTGGAAAATCTTTCAGTCAAGGTAGTAATTTGTGGAGCCATATGCGAAGCCACACAAGAGAGAAACTTCATGTTTGTGAGACCTGTGGGACCAGATGTTCCGACCAGTATTCACTTAAACTGCACAACGCAATCCACACAGGAAAGAGACCTCATTCTTGCCAGACGTGTGGGAAGACTTTCGTCACGCGCAGTAATTTGCTGCGCCACATGAGAAcgcacacaggagagaaaccttATGTTTGCGAGACCTGCGGGGAAAGATTCACTCTGTCAACGTCACTTAAAAGCCACAAAACAATCCACACAGGAGAAAAGCCATATCTCTGTAAAACATGCGGGAAAATGTTCCGCCAAAATCATCATTTGGTGTTCCACATGAAAACCCACAAACCTTAG
- the LOC115796433 gene encoding zinc finger protein 260-like encodes MPSVQYLREFINERLTAAAEEIFTEFEKTIVQYEEEIDRQRRLLDITWKPEIKLRRTELPQESVSEGEQVLSEQQLCNQERNSSLDQEKTEPSQKKKEQGELCSSQEGEQLELEEEADTLIVTNADESDYSEPDLDRDQPLSCSSDSRETEVFNNPVQKQKELNHQPKVLDITLMPETNLQRTDLPQQHVCNEKEGLTEQQLCNQERSLSLEQEKPEPPQITEMQEELHSSREGAQSALTEEADASIMTPTHNKSDHSEPEPESEQLLSHTSAVTETPDQEGSKNVYSGSTRNSKSTPKESLHSNNAEESSTSESQCSTDTGEKSLQCNVCGKSFKKKSQIKDHYRIHTGEKPHSCETCEKRFAQRSSLLRHMTIHTGEKLYSCHICGKTFRQRGNLGIHLRIHTGERPYSCITCGKTFSQSSHLLSHIRSHRGEKPYLCETCGESFSESSSLKLHKAIHTGERPHSCQVCGKTFIKHSNLLRHMRTHTGEKPYVCETCGERFTLSTSLKIHKTIHTGEKPYHCKTCGKMFRQRHHLLFHTRIHKLQKSSC; translated from the exons ATGCCTTCAGTTCAGTATCTGAGAGAGTTTATCAACGAGCGactaactgctgctgctgaagaaatATTCACAGAGTTTGAAAAAACGATCGTCCAGTACGAGGAAGAGATCGACCGTCAGCGCAGACTGCTGGATATCACCTGGAAACCCGAAATAAAGCTGCGCAGGACAG AACTCCCACAGGAAAGTGTCAGTGAGGGGGAGCAGGTTCTCtcggagcagcagctctgtaacCAGGAGAGGAACTCCAGTCTGGACCAGGAGAAAACAGAaccttcacagaaaaaaaaggaacagggagaactctgcagcagtcaggagggagagcaacttgagctggaggaggaggctgataCCTTGATTGTGACTAATGCTGATGAAAGTGACTACAGTGAACCAGATCTAGACAGAGACCAGCCTCTCTCTTGTAGTTCTGACTCCAGAGAAACAGAAGTTTTTAATAATCCTGTCCAGAAACAGAAAGAGCTCAACCATCAGCCCAAGGTGCTGGATATCACTTTGATGCCTGAGACAAACCTGCAGAGAACAG ACCTCCCACAACAACATGTCTGCAACGAAAAGGAGGGTCTCACTGAGCAGCAGCTTTGTAACCAGGAGAGGAGTTTGAGTCTGGAGCAGGAGAAACCAGAACCGCCACAGATTACAGAGATGCAGGAGGAACTCCACAGCAGTCGAGAGGGCGCGCAGTCTGCACTGACAGAGGAGGCGGATGCTTCTATAATGACTCCTACTCACAACAAAAGCGACCACAGTGAACCAGAACCAGAAAGTGAACAGCTCCTCTCTCACACCTCTGCTGTAACTGAGACTCCAGATCAGGAAGGAAGCAAGAATGTATATTCGGGATCAACTAGAAATTCAAAGTCAACACCTAAGGAGAGTCTTCACAGCAACAATGCAGAAGAATCTTCTACATCAGAGAGTCAGTGTAGCACTGACACAGGTGAAAAGTCCTTACAATGCAATGTTTGTGGAAAGTCCTTTAAGAAAAAGTCCCAAATAAAAGATCATTACAGaatccacacaggtgagaagccacaCTCTTGTGAAACATGTGAAAAACGTTTTGCTCAAAGGAGCTCTTTGTTGCGCCACATGACtatccacacaggagagaagttGTATTCTTGCCACATATGTGGAAAAACCTTTAGGCAACGTGGTAATTTGGGGATACACCTGAGAATCCACACCGGTGAGAGGCCATATTCCTGCATAacatgtggaaaaactttcagtcaaAGTAGTCATTTGTTGAGCCACATACGAAGCCACAGAGGAGAGAAGCCGTATCTTTGTGAGACGTGTGGGGAAAGTTTTTCTGAATCGTCATCACTTAAACTGCACAAAGCaatccacacaggagagagaccTCATTCTTGCCaagtttgtgggaaaactttcattAAACACAGTAATTTGCTGCGTCACATGAgaacacacacaggagagaagccTTACGTTTGTGAGACCTGCGGGGAAAGATTCACTCTGTCAACGTCACTTAAAATCCACAAAACaatccacacaggagagaagccATATCACTGTAAAACATGCGGGAAGATGTTCCGCCAAAGGCATCATTTGTTGTTCCACACGAGAATCCACAAACTTCAGAAGTCATCGTGCTGA